GTTCATCAGATCATTCATGTAGAGGAAATTGGTATTCCAGGGCGATTCAATGTGGAGAATGCATTGGCAGCTTGTGCTATCGCTATAGCAGCAGGTGTCGAAATACAACAATTGACGGCTCCTCTTTCTTCTTTCCGTGGTGTCGAACACCGATTAGAGTTTGTGAAGAATATGAAGAAAGTGGCTTATTACAACAACTCCAAAGCAACGAATTCGAAAGCAACGACCATGGCTCTAACTTCTTTCAATAGTCCGATTGTGCTGATTGCAGGGGGGCTAGACCGTGGTTCTGATTATATGGAGCTTTTGGACGTTCTTAGTGAACGTGTTAAGGCTGTAGTGTTACTTGGGGAGACCAAGGAAAAAATAGCTAAAGTAGCGGAACTTGCGGGATTAAAGAAAATTTCTATCGTCGATACTGATGAGGACGCCGCCACCACACTTATACAAGCTGTGAAAGAAGCAGCTGCCTTTGCGGATGATGGGGATACTGTTCTTCTGTCTCCTGCTTGTGCTAGTTGGGATATGTTTGCTTCGTATGAAGAGCGTGGACGCATTTTTAAAGAGGCGGTGCATAATCTTTAAGTAGGGGGGTGTGTGGATAAGCCCCTACTTTAACGCAAGAGGTGGCCTCATCATGAATAAGACACGCCCGGCGCCAGATTTATGGCTCCTTATATGTATTTTGGGTTTGCTCACGATTGGAATTGTTATGGTCTATAGCGCTGGCTCTGTACTTGGCTTTCATGACTATGGAGATTCATACTATTTCGTTAAGCGTCAGTTGTTATTTGCAGGATTAGGACTCATTTCCATGTTTATAACAGCTAATGTAGATTATCATTTTTGGCATAAGTATGCGAAAATTGGACTGTTGGTGTGCTTTGTCCTCCTCATTATTGTCCTTATTCCAGGGATCGGTAATGTTCGGGGTGGAGCTCGAAGTTGGCTTGGAATCAGTTCCTTTGGTATTCAACCTTCAGAATTCATGAAGTTAGGGATGATTCTATTTCTAGCGAAATGGCTTAGTCATGAGCAATTTGATATTACTTCTTTTACAAAAGGGCTGTTACCTCCCTTAGGTCTAATTGGTACAGCTTTCGGACTTATTATGTTACAGCCAGATTTGGGTACGGGCACGGTTATGTTAGGTGCTTCACTTATGATTGTATTTACAGCAGGTGCGAAGCTTAAGCATTTGGCATTGTTTGGTTTAGCTGGTGTTGTAGGGTTTGCAGGATTAATTATCGCAGCACCTTATCGCTTGCTTAGAATTACAGCATTCCTTGATCCGTGGTCAGACCCTCTAGGGGCAGGTTATCAGATTATTCAATCTCTATATGCTGTTGGTCCTGGAGGTCTCGGAGGGCTGGGGCTTGGTATGAGTAGGCAAAAATATAGCTATGTGCCAGAACCACAAACAGACTTTATTTTCTCCATATTAGCTGAGGAACTCGGGTTTGTTGGCGGATTGATCGTGCTCTTATTGTTTCTAATTCTAGTGTGGCGTGGTATGCGTATCGCCATGACAATACAGAATGGTTTTGGTAGCTTGCTTGCCGTAGGTATTGCAGGAATGGTTGCTGTTCAAGTTATCATTAATATTGGAGTTGTTATTGGTTTAATGCCAGTGACGGGCATCACGCTACCTTTAATTAGTTATGGAGGATCTTCACTGACGCTCATGCTGACAGCTCTTGGTATTCTACTAAATTTATCCCGTTATGCGAGGTGAACAGCATGCGTATCGTTCTAACTGGTGGCGGAACTGGGGGACATATCTATCCAGCCCTTGCTATAGCAAGACAATGTGAACAAGAAGAAATGAATTCACAATTCTTATATATTGGTGGACAGCGTGGATTAGAGAGCAAATTGATCCCTCAGGAGAATATTCCTTTCGAATCTATCGATATTTCGGGCTTTCGACGGAAATTATCATTGGAGAATGTTAAGACTGTGATCCGCTTTGTAAAGGGTGTTAAAATATCCAAACGTTTTTTATCTACATTCAAGCCGGATATCGTGGTAGGCACAGGAGGCTATGTATGTGGTCCTGTTGTATATGCTGCTGCTAGATTGGGTATTCCGACAATCATTCATGAGCAGAATGCGATTCCAGGACTTACGAATGCTTTTCTAAGCCGATATGTTAGTACGGTTGCGGTAAGTTTCCCTAATTCAGAATCGTTTTTTCCTAAAGCAAAGCGTGTTATTTATACAGGTAATCCTAGAGCTACAATTGTGCATTCAGCCAATAGAGACAGAGGATTCGCTACGTTAGGTATTCCTATGGATAGCTCAGTAGTACTTATTGTAGGGGGCAGCCGTGGAGCTAAAGCAATTAATGAAGCTATGATTCAAATGGCTCCTCTTTTGGATACATTAAAGCATATCCATTTCGTATATGTCACGGGAGATTCTTATTTTGATGTAACACGTGAGGAGATCCGTAGTAAGCTTGGGAGTATGCCGAATTATCTTCACGTACTTCCTTATGTGCATAATATGCCTGAAGTGCTTGCGGCTACTTCCTTAATCGTTAATCGTGCGGGAGCTTCATTCTTGGCAGAAATTAATTCACTGGGAATACCTTCTATTCTTATTCCTTCTCCTAACGTAACCAATAATCATCAAGAGGCTAACGCTAGGCAGTTGGAGAAGGTGGGAGCGGCCCAAGTGATTGTAGAAAAAGAATTAACAGGAAATCAGCTTTTTCAGTCCATCGCAGGTATTATGGGGAATTTGGACGTTCATAGAGCGATGTCTGAGTCATCTCGCATGCTAGGCAAACCGGATTCCGCTAATTTAATCGTTGAAGAAATGCGGAGTTTGTCAAGAAGAGTTTAAAAGACAGTGCCGATTGTCACACACCTATGTACGATGACATAAGATATCTTATAATCGTGACAATCGCCCAAGGACACGGCATTATCGCACTAGGAACGCAAATCTTCTCCTAATTCACTGAGAGATGGCATTATTCGGTTTGAAGTTAAGGAGGTCTTTACGTTGCAGCAATGGATATCGCTATTATCGGAGTTAAACGTCGGGGATATTTACCTGAATGAACCACTCGCTAGACATACAACATGGAGAATCGGTGGACCTGCCGATGCTCTGATCATTCCTAAAACCAGAGAACAGCTACAGGAACTTATTACGCTACTTCATCAACAGGAGATTCCCTGGATGCAGATTGGCCGCGGCTCCAATATGCTTGTGTCTGATAAAGGAATTCGTGGTGCAGTCATCAAGCTGGGCTCTGATCTGGAATATGCTAATTTTCAGGAGGATGTTGTAACTGCGGGTGGTGGGTGCTCTTTTGTGAAATTGAGCATTATGGCAGGTAAGCGAGGATTAACTGGTTTGGAGTTCGCAGCGGGCATTCCCGGTTCTGTCGGTGGAGCCGTATACATGAATGCCGGAGCCCATGGGTCTGATGTGTCACGCATATTTAAGTCCGCTGAGATTGTACTAAATACAGGTGAAATGGTGTCTTATGCTGCTGAGGATATGACTTTTGAATATCGTCATTCTATTCTACATGAGCGCAAGGGAATTGTAGTGGAAGCTACATTTGAGCTTAACCATGGCGTGCGTACGGAGATAGCGGAGACTATGGCATCTTACAAAGATCGACGTCGTCGTACGCAACCACTGCAACTGCCTTGTGCAGGCAGTGTGTTCCGTAATCCGCCAGGCGATCATGCAGCCAGACTCATTGAGGCTGCTAATCTTAAGGGTTATGGTGTTGGTGGAGCAGAAGTATCCGTGCAGCATGCCAATTTCATTGTAAACACTGGTCAAGCTACAGCAGAGGACGTGCTCGCCCTCATGCACGAAATTCAGGAAAAAATTTATTCTGAGCAGGGTATCTCGTTGGTACCTGAAGTATTCGTAATGGGTGAGCGGTAAACTCGGAGGTGATACATTGGACAAATTGGTGATTGAGGGAGGCAAATCTCTATCAGGAACCGTACGTATCCATGGAGCAAAGAATGCCGCACTGCCTATATTAGCGGCAAGTTTGCTAGCTGATGGTGAAGTTCATTTGACGAATGTTCCACATTTATTGGACATTGAAGTTATGTTGAATATTCTGAATCGGCTTGGTTGTCAAACACGGCATGAACAAGAGGAAGTTATTGTGGATACGGCGTCCGCCAATTCGTTTCATGTACCGGATGATTTAATGAAGCAGATGCGATCATCCATTTTTCTAATGGGGCCTTTACTTTCCCGTTTCGGGGAAGTGAACATTTATCAACCGGGTGGTTGTGCGATCGGAGAACGGAAAATTGACCTTCATTTGCAAGGATTAAAAGCTCTAGGGGCTGAGATTCAAGAAGTAGATGGTCAAATCCATTGCAAAGCTAGCAAGCTTATAGGAGCGGATGTCCATATGGACTTTCCGAGTGTAGGTGCAACCGAGAATATTATGATGGCCGCAGCAAGGGCTGAAGGAACTACGACCATTACCAATGCTGCGAGAGAACCTGAGATACAGGACCTTCAGAATTTCCTGAATCAGATGGGAGCTAACATTATCGGTGCAGGAACAGATACGATAACTATTCAAGGAGTTACTCAATTATTTCCCTGTAGTTATGAAGTGATTCCGGATCGGATTGTTGCGGGTACTGTTATGATCGCTGCAGCGGTGACACGTGGTTGTGTAACACTAACGCATTGTAATCCAGCTCACCTAACCTCTCTTATTCATGTTCTCAAGCGGGCTGGTGTTCAAATTGGTGTCTGCAATGATATAATGAACATTAGCTGCATGAGCCGTCCTAAAGCGGTAGAGCGGATTATTACTTCACCTTATCCATCTTTTCCTACAGATCTGCAATCTCAAGTCATGGTCCTACTATCTTTGGCTGATGGATTAAGCTGTATGAAAGAAACGGTATTTGAAGGACGCTTTAAGCATGTCAATGAGCTCGCAGTAATGGGAGCTGACATTTCCGTAGACCTCAATTGTGCTTTCATAAGAGGTGTTAAAAGGTTGTATGGTGCAACCGTAGAAGCTACTGATTTAAGAGCCGGTGCGGCTCTTGTTATTGCAGGTTTAGCTGCACAGGGTAAAACCGTTGTGGAGCAGGTGCACCACATTGACCGAGGATACGATCATATTGAAAAGTTGTTCCAGAAATTAGGGGCCGATATTCAAAGGCATACTCCGGTAC
The nucleotide sequence above comes from Paenibacillus sp. IHBB 10380. Encoded proteins:
- the spoVE gene encoding stage V sporulation protein E gives rise to the protein MNKTRPAPDLWLLICILGLLTIGIVMVYSAGSVLGFHDYGDSYYFVKRQLLFAGLGLISMFITANVDYHFWHKYAKIGLLVCFVLLIIVLIPGIGNVRGGARSWLGISSFGIQPSEFMKLGMILFLAKWLSHEQFDITSFTKGLLPPLGLIGTAFGLIMLQPDLGTGTVMLGASLMIVFTAGAKLKHLALFGLAGVVGFAGLIIAAPYRLLRITAFLDPWSDPLGAGYQIIQSLYAVGPGGLGGLGLGMSRQKYSYVPEPQTDFIFSILAEELGFVGGLIVLLLFLILVWRGMRIAMTIQNGFGSLLAVGIAGMVAVQVIINIGVVIGLMPVTGITLPLISYGGSSLTLMLTALGILLNLSRYAR
- the murB gene encoding UDP-N-acetylmuramate dehydrogenase, whose protein sequence is MQQWISLLSELNVGDIYLNEPLARHTTWRIGGPADALIIPKTREQLQELITLLHQQEIPWMQIGRGSNMLVSDKGIRGAVIKLGSDLEYANFQEDVVTAGGGCSFVKLSIMAGKRGLTGLEFAAGIPGSVGGAVYMNAGAHGSDVSRIFKSAEIVLNTGEMVSYAAEDMTFEYRHSILHERKGIVVEATFELNHGVRTEIAETMASYKDRRRRTQPLQLPCAGSVFRNPPGDHAARLIEAANLKGYGVGGAEVSVQHANFIVNTGQATAEDVLALMHEIQEKIYSEQGISLVPEVFVMGER
- the murA gene encoding UDP-N-acetylglucosamine 1-carboxyvinyltransferase yields the protein MDKLVIEGGKSLSGTVRIHGAKNAALPILAASLLADGEVHLTNVPHLLDIEVMLNILNRLGCQTRHEQEEVIVDTASANSFHVPDDLMKQMRSSIFLMGPLLSRFGEVNIYQPGGCAIGERKIDLHLQGLKALGAEIQEVDGQIHCKASKLIGADVHMDFPSVGATENIMMAAARAEGTTTITNAAREPEIQDLQNFLNQMGANIIGAGTDTITIQGVTQLFPCSYEVIPDRIVAGTVMIAAAVTRGCVTLTHCNPAHLTSLIHVLKRAGVQIGVCNDIMNISCMSRPKAVERIITSPYPSFPTDLQSQVMVLLSLADGLSCMKETVFEGRFKHVNELAVMGADISVDLNCAFIRGVKRLYGATVEATDLRAGAALVIAGLAAQGKTVVEQVHHIDRGYDHIEKLFQKLGADIQRHTPVLKQLDLAN
- the murG gene encoding undecaprenyldiphospho-muramoylpentapeptide beta-N-acetylglucosaminyltransferase, which translates into the protein MRIVLTGGGTGGHIYPALAIARQCEQEEMNSQFLYIGGQRGLESKLIPQENIPFESIDISGFRRKLSLENVKTVIRFVKGVKISKRFLSTFKPDIVVGTGGYVCGPVVYAAARLGIPTIIHEQNAIPGLTNAFLSRYVSTVAVSFPNSESFFPKAKRVIYTGNPRATIVHSANRDRGFATLGIPMDSSVVLIVGGSRGAKAINEAMIQMAPLLDTLKHIHFVYVTGDSYFDVTREEIRSKLGSMPNYLHVLPYVHNMPEVLAATSLIVNRAGASFLAEINSLGIPSILIPSPNVTNNHQEANARQLEKVGAAQVIVEKELTGNQLFQSIAGIMGNLDVHRAMSESSRMLGKPDSANLIVEEMRSLSRRV